The DNA sequence CCAACTTCCCTCCCTGAATCGGTCTAACAGTCCGGCTTCGCAAAGCAGCTTCAGATGTCGGCTCACACGTGGTTGGCTCTGCCGTAATATCTGGGTCAACTCACTAACGGTAAGTTCGCTTCGAGCAAGCAACATCAACAGCCGAAGCCGTGTTGGCTCACCTGCAGCGCGCAACCCTGTTAGCAATGTCTCCACAGACCACCTCATTCTCGGCACCCAGAATCGGCACCACGGAAAAGAGCATCAGGAATGATATATACATATCTTTATATCCAAACTCAAAATAAAAGATGAATTTGAGGGTCAGCCCCTCCCACGACCAAATCCCCACTTCCTTCAGCGGTATTTTGGCAACATGGTGCCGATTTCCAACAGCTTGCCGCGCGGTAGGCTGGTTAACCGCTCTCTGAGCGTGGTAGCAAAGAATTGTATTCCCTGTAGTGAGTCCCGCCCTATATAGCCTTTGGTTCGCCCTTTAAATCGGCAAAATCCAGCGATATTCACGGCGAGTTAATGTGGTAGGTGCTAGCAACAGCGTACCTGTAGAGAGTGACATCGCGCGTAGATGAAGAGAGCTTCAAATGCGCCGACATTGATGATGTAGGAAAAAAATGAACATCGAATTTGGCCGAAACTCCCTTCGCGCAACGATCGCGGTCTTCGGACTAGCTGTTATTCTTTCTGGATGCGCAACCCGTCCTGATACAGCTGACGCAGCCGCTGTCGCAGCCTATGAAGAGGCGAACGACCCAATTGAGCCCTTGAACCGCTATTTCTTTGAGCTCAACAATTTCCTCGACATCATTCTGCTACGGCCCGCAGCCGAAATTTATGACGGTGTGCTGCCCACTCTTGCGAAAGATGGTGTTCGCAACTTCCTCGATAATTTGCGGAGCCCCGTCATCCTCGCCAACGACCTTCTTCAAGGAGAATGGGATCGGGCTGGCGACACCACCGCACGGTTTGGCATCAATACAACTGCCGGTGTTTTGGGGCTTGGCGATCCAGCCACTGGTTGGGGATACGAACGCCACGGTGAAGACTTCGGACAGACCCTGGCAGTTTATGGCGTTGGCGAAGGCCCCTACTTCTATGCACCTCTCCTAGGACCTGCTCCGCCGCGTGATCTCGCGGGCTTCGGAGTTGACCGCTTTTTCGATCCCCTAACCTACATCTTATGGGACGAAGCTTTGACGATCCCAGTAACGCGTTTTGTTGTAAACGGCATTGATCTACGTGCACGCAATCTCGATACACTCGATGAAATTGAGCGCACCTCAATCGACTACTATGCTGCCATTCGATCGCTCTACAGACAGAGCCGTGCGGACGAAATTCAAAACGGCGTGACTGACGTTGACGCGCTGCCTGACATCTCCAATATTAATTTCACGTCAGACGAATAACGGCTATTTAGGCCGACAGCAGTTTAAGCGGTAGGAGAGTTGACGACATGACTTGGCAACTATGGCAAACCCCTTCCCCGGCACGCCGCAGCATCATTATCGGCTTGTTCGTGCTGGTGAGCCTGGCTTTCATTGCAATGCCAGCCTATGCCGCAAGGGATGAGCAAGCCGAAACTTTCGTTAATGACATCGCCTCAGAAGCGATTGAAATACTCGGCCGGGAAGGTTTTACGCCTCAGGCGCTGGAAACAAAATTCCGCGCTTTGTTCGTGGGCAACATGGATGTCCCGCGGATCGGTGTTTTTGCATTGGGTCAATATGCGCGGACACCTACAGCAGAGCAAAAAGCACAATACCTCACACTGGTTGAAGAATTCATCGTCAAGGTCTATGCCAGCCGGCTTTCAGACTATACAGATCAACAGTTCGCTGTTCTCTCTTCACAACCAAAGGGAAACAGAGGGAAAGAGGTCATCGTCAGCAGCCAGATAGAGTTCACCACTGGCCGTGCACCTGTTCCTGTCGAATGGTGGCTTCTAAGGACCGATGATGGGTTCAAAGTATTCGACGTAAAGGTCCTGGGCATCTGGATGGCGCAGGAGCAGCGTTCTACCTTTATCTCGGTTATTCGCAACAATGGTGGCAACTTCTCGGCCCTGCTGGAACACATTGAAACGCAGATTGCGCAAGCCAATCAAGACAGAGACGTTGAAGTAACCGAAGCAGATACCGCTGTCGCCGCCGACGCGGTCCAGTAGGCTCTTCAAAGTTCGAAACGTTTTGGGCGGTCCCTTGGACCGCCCTTTTTTCTGCCTAATCGTTTCGTGAGAACCGCTTGTATTTGATGCGGTGAGGAATTTCGGCCGCAGCCCCCAAACGTCGTTTTCGGTCTTCCTCATAGTCCGCATAATTGCCTTCAAACCACTCCACATGGCTGTCGCCCTCAAACGCCAGCATATGTGTCGCAATACGGTCGAGGAACCAGCGATCATGGCTGATGACCACAGCGCACCCAGCAAAATCAATCAACG is a window from the Rhodobiaceae bacterium genome containing:
- the mlaA gene encoding putative phospholipid-binding lipoprotein MlaA, which translates into the protein MNIEFGRNSLRATIAVFGLAVILSGCATRPDTADAAAVAAYEEANDPIEPLNRYFFELNNFLDIILLRPAAEIYDGVLPTLAKDGVRNFLDNLRSPVILANDLLQGEWDRAGDTTARFGINTTAGVLGLGDPATGWGYERHGEDFGQTLAVYGVGEGPYFYAPLLGPAPPRDLAGFGVDRFFDPLTYILWDEALTIPVTRFVVNGIDLRARNLDTLDEIERTSIDYYAAIRSLYRQSRADEIQNGVTDVDALPDISNINFTSDE
- a CDS encoding MlaC protein, which codes for MTWQLWQTPSPARRSIIIGLFVLVSLAFIAMPAYAARDEQAETFVNDIASEAIEILGREGFTPQALETKFRALFVGNMDVPRIGVFALGQYARTPTAEQKAQYLTLVEEFIVKVYASRLSDYTDQQFAVLSSQPKGNRGKEVIVSSQIEFTTGRAPVPVEWWLLRTDDGFKVFDVKVLGIWMAQEQRSTFISVIRNNGGNFSALLEHIETQIAQANQDRDVEVTEADTAVAADAVQ